agagactgactcggggcttgattccaggaccctgagatcttgacctgagtcgaaggcagaggctcaacccactgacccattcaggcacccctacatttctttttttaaaaattcagggttttttttaaagattttatttgagtggctcagtgaattaagcctctgccttcagcttaggtcatgatctcagggtcctgggatcgagccccatattgggctctttgctcagcaggaagcctactcccccccacccccgcctctctacctacttgtgatctctccctctgtcaaataaataaaatcttgaaaaaagaaaattttatttgaaagagagagagccagagagagaaggcgtgaggggagggacagggcagagggagaaacagactcttcactgagcagagaacgGATGtggagcttgaccccaggactctgggatcatgacctgagctgaaggcagaggcttaaccaattgagccacccaggcgcccttaaaaaaaattttttttaaagaggaagctAAGgtcattgatttgagatctttcttacTTTCTCATACAGGCTGTTAGTGCTTTaaacaattaaataatattttatttacattccatAAATTCTGAAATGTGTTGTGTTTACTGACAATACACTTTAGTTAGAAAGCTGAGGGCAAAAGAATGAttacagggcacatgggtggctcagttggttggacaactgtctttggcttagattgtgatcccagggtcctggaattgagtcccatatcagtcTGTCTCTGCTGtgcaagggagtctgcttccccctctccctctgcctgccactccccctgctggtgtgcaCAGTCGCacgctgtcaaataaacaaataaaatcttcaaaaaaaaatgtatatataaagaatGATTACAGAGGCACAAAACGCTGGAGACAGTGAGCATGTAAAAGAAGATTTTCTTTTGAGGAACAGAGAAATGTGATGGTGCCAAGAAGGGTATAGTGATGTTTCAGGTGAGTATTTTTATAAGAtgagaatattttattatatatatatataattaatttatttatttaaatataattatactttCACTTACGTATTTACTtgttatatagtatgtatatcatatatatgtgtatgtgtgtgtgtgtatatatgtgtatatatacatatgtactgatcataatgtttttttttttttttttaaagattttatttatttatttgagagagagagacagtgagagagagcatgagcgaggagaaggtcagagagcgaagcagactccccatggagctgggagcctgatgtgggactcgatcccgggactccaggatcacgccctgagccgaaggcagtcgtccaaccaactgagccacccaggcgtcccgatcaTAATGTTTTAATAAGAAGGAAAAGCGTATGCTGCCTGGGAAAGACAGAGGGTGCCCTTAGGAAATCTCAGGAGAGCTTGAGATTCAATGCTCAAGTACAGGATATTGATTTTATTAGCTCATTTCTTATAGGAGGGAAAGCAGATGAGGTGGTTATAGTTGGAGGTAGGCTAGTAGATTTTCCAGTGATAGTTTGAAGCATACTAAAGCTTTTGACTGCCCTTGAACATAATTCAGTGTATGTTTGCAACAACTCCTGGCAGTGTTCTAGGTGCTTCAGAGGTATGACACTGGATCATTTGCATGTTACCCTGTTCTGAGattggtattttaaaaagcaattagaaTAATCTGTGCCAGTGCCTAGAATAGTTCCTGGCACCTATGgctgttcagtaaatgtttgtttattGAATTTGGATATAAATACTTGGGTAATGTGTTTAGATTTTTGgtttttctgaaacattttagTTAGCTACTTAGTGATCATTGATTTGGTCGGGTTGCTTTTACAagttaggttttggttttttatagCTCATCTCATTCTCTGTCTTTTCAGTGAGTACACCTTCATGTGTAATATAGTTTAAAGCTTTATACGAAGCTTTAATaggtattttttctctttgtgtgctAACCATATGAACTAGGTCCACTgagaggacagagaaggaagaaaattttgataCTTAGGGAATTTGGAGATGACCTCCTAAAGATGATGACAGTAACTGGGCTTAGAAGGAGAAGTAAAGCAGTGCCAGAAGCACAAGGGAAGGTAAAGAGCCCAATAGGAAGGATTTCACACTCATTAGCAAGTCTGAAACACAGTTCACATGTGGCTCGTAGTGGATGAGAAGTTGAGTTTAGGAATATGTTTGGAGAGCTGGTTTAGTGAATCCATATCATTGGCCTAAACATCCTTATCTGAcccatttaaaaacaacacaatacgtacatatatacaataaGGCAAATCCCTCTGTTCATGTGATTCTCCGCCAGTCCTCCTCCTTGGAGTTGAACTTCCTTAGAGTGGTTCATATTTGAGATCTGTTCTTCTTTCCTCAGGTACTCCTCATGCTAGTCTGATTGATCTTCACATGATACCTCACCAAAACCATTTTCATTATGACCACTATTGGCCCATTTTGTAGATCCAGTTTACAAAATCTAGAGTTACCTTGCTTCTCTgatgtctttttctcttctatctttGCCTCTACCAATTAATGTGAGTTTTCCAGGCATTGTGCTCGGTGCcataaaagaatacaaatgaagaaatatgttTTGCCTCAGTCTACCCAAAGTTTGGttgtggaaataaaataatacaaaagaatgaaaaaaattacatattagtGTTTATGTGGATGTGTATTTCCACACATCATGCTTAGACCTAGAATTGTCTTCTCTTTATATCCTGTTCCTCTTTACAGAGGTGTTCTACaaatttttctcttaataaagatgtttattttaattccagataTACATCCAGCTGCATAGTTGACTCTTCTTAGATAATGAGTTTTAGGTGACTTTGAGACATCTTCTAGGGAGAACTTGTGATTCTCTCTGCTAGTTCCCAaccaaaaagcaagagaaaacaagCATGATCCTCTTTTACTATTTCTTGTCTTAATGAATCCAGAAAAAACCTTTTTGGAATTATCTTTGGTACCTCCCTCTATGTCATACCCAATAAACTGTCACCAAGTCCTAATGATTTTTACCTCCTGTAATGTGTTTTAATTCCATTCTTTATCTCCATCTTTATTCTTACCTTTATGGGAAGTCATTAGTCTCCAAAGTGGAAAGCATATGTATACTCCAGTGTTGTGTGTATTGGAgattgggggtgggagagaaacGGGATGAaaactttattcttattttttagtttgaAAAATTCTCCATTCTTATgtctaagaaaacaaaatcaatgtagTATTGCTTCTCTTGATCCGAATGGCAGATGATCACaatttatttctgtggtattccAGGAGAAGTTTAGGTCTTTTCATTATGGAAAAGTTGGTAGAATTGCTCTCACTCATTTGCTCTTAGTGGCTCTAGCATATTACAGTTTTAAATGGGCTCAGTTAAGATGATTTACAGATTATATTAACTGGTTTTAATTCAACTAATCTTCACTACTAGACAGGCAGCTTAAAAATATACCTGCCATGAAACTACTGAGTGAAAATAACACTAAAATGAGTTTTTGAGCAACTAAAAAAATGACAGAGCTGAGGTTTTTCCTCTTCTGGTATGAGCTCTTAACTAGTTGTCACTGTACAAAGTAGAAACAAGGGtgacctaaaataaaaaaagaagaaaacattcagaTTATCAATGGTAGTTTGAATATGCATTTATGTCATTAATCTTGCTTTTAGTTTAAAATGTACTTGAGATACTAACTAATGAAACTATGACAGTGTCATGCTTCATACTCTTTGATATTTTGAGTTGTGTAATAATTCAATCCAGTCCTTAAATATACAGGCTTAgtaaattgtattaaaaatggGTTTTGAGAGTTCTCCCAGTGTTCTGTACCTTTGTCCAGAAACTTGGTCTTTCTGCTCTAtctaaaaattagtaaaatccagggcgcctgggtggctcagtgggttaagccgctgccttcggctcaggtcatgatctcagggtcctgggatcgagtcccgcattgggctctctgctcagcagggagcctgcttcctcctctctctctctgcctgcctctctgcctacttgtaatctctctctgtcaaataaataaataaaaatctttaaaaaaaataaaaataaaaataaaaattagtaaaatccaGTAAATAGAATATActaaaattcatttctttgtcGGGAAACACTTTGGAGGCAGGGTTAGAAAACACAGCTGAAGATTCAAAAAAACAAGTATTAGAATAAATCATTCATTGTACAAAATTAGCTATATTGAGGTGGACGAAAGTACAGGTGCTTTAGTTATCtcaatttatgatttttaaaaaggatttatttatttatttttggggggtgcGGGTGCACAgtaggaggggaggagagagagggaaagagaatttcaaccagactctgcactaagagcttggagcctgaagtggggctgaatgccaggatcctgagatcatgacctgagccaaaggcagaggcttaaccagctgagccacccaggcacctcgcagtatattatttttgttagaaGTTCACATGTTTTACATTAACGTAGAACTTCACTATTTGTTTCGTGACATGTTATCTTATGTAAAAATGAATTATACCTCCTGCCCAACCcctttcttctctgtccctcctgcaaATCTCAAGTTTTACTTAACAGATGTGGTTGTATATGTGTGTTCTTCAATATAACCTATAAAGTCTGCATGCTTTATGATTCACCTTTTGAGGTGTTGGGTCTCATTTCTCACCACCCTTCCTTCTGTACCTTTTGTGCCCATGAACTGCCTTTAAAACCTTTATACTAAACGTTCTCCTGTCTTTCCTGCCTTTACGCATGCTGTTCTCTGTACCTTGAACACTGACCTTTCCCAGTTTACTTGCTACCTACAGTTTAGGTCTTAACCTGAATGGCGCTTGCTCTGGGAAGTctttgctcatctttttttttttttttaaagattttatttatttatttgccagagacagagggagagagagcgagcgagcacaggcagacaaagaggcaggcagaggcagagggagaagcaggctccctgccgagcaaggatcccgatgtgggactcgatcccaggaccccgggatcatgacctgagccgaaggcagctgcttaaccaactgagccacccaggcgtcccgtcttTGCTCATCTTCCTGGCTAGATCTGTCcgtcttcctctctccccctctccctccctctctcactctcattaACTCACCCATTCACTCACATGCTCATGCACACACAATTGTAAGCTCTTATATAATATTGTGTATGTATTTGCCTTTCGTTGTACTTACCACAGTTAACCATTTTACCTTTATGTGCATGAACAGTTGCAGAGATAGTCATTGACATTGTACTGATGAGTGTTAAGTTCCATGAATATAAgctccttgtttttatttatctttctgtttttccagTACTTAGGTATATGAGTGAATATCATGTCAGGGAGTTTGGCTTTCATTCCTAGGAAAAACAAAGAGCCATTGAAGTCTCCATAAAAGTAGTAGTAATGACTCATACTAGAATTTGGGCTTTAGGAAGATTAACTCAAGACTGTAGTTGAGTGAAGGAGAATTGAGTGAAGATTACAGCCAGAAAGATCCATTAGATGGCCCTTGTAAATTGAAAAATGTGAGGACCTGAAGTCTTTGCAGTGTAGATGGAGAAGAGATGTTGCATTTAGTAAATGTTTTAGAGACAGAATCCACTAGCATTTGGAGACCGCAGACTGACTGTTGTCAGAGGGAGGACAAGGAGAGATGACTTAAAGTTCAGGCTATTAACTTTTAGGTCATTTATCAGGTAAATAAGTATAAGATAATTGGCAGTTCAAGGGGGTGGAGGATTACTTGCATCTTAAAAACAATTCACAGGCATGACCTTGGCCACTGctctatagtttttaaaatagctttattgaaatacaatGCACATACCATGCCTTCCGCccatttcaagtgtacagttACATGGTTTTGAGTATATTTATAGACATGTGCAACTGTCACAACATTGAATTTTAGAGCATTGTTATCACCTCAAAGAGAAACTCCCTCTTCTTCATCTATTACCCACTTTCCCTCTCCTATTTAAAACCACTcaccttgggatgcctgggtggctcagtgggttaaagcctctgcctttggctcaggtcatgatctcagggtcttgggattgagccctgcatcgggctctctgctcagcagggagcctgcttccccctctctctctgcctgcctctctgcctacttgcgatttgtcaaataaacaaaaaagtaatagaaataataaataaataaaaccactcacctgttctttttctctgtatatttccttttctggacattttatgtAAATTGAATCTTACCATATATGGCCTTTTGCAACTgtattctttcacttagcataatgtttccaaGGTTATTCCAAGTTGTAGCAGGTATcaggacttcatttctttttgtggccaaataatattccattgtatggatatatatcacattttgtttatacgTTCTTCAGCTGATGGACATTCAAGTTGTTTTGAGCTTTGGGCTATTGTgaagtaatgctgctataaacatttgtgtacaagttctTGTATGGACATAATGTTTTTGTTTCACTTGGTTATGTACCTTTGAGTAGAATTGCAAGGTCATATTGTAACTCTGTGTTTAATCATTTGAGGAACTTCAGAATATTTTCCAGAGCTAGTTATACCACTTTACGTTCCTGCTGAGCTTTGATTTTCTGTGCATTCCTGTCAACACTTGCTATTATCTGTTTTTTATCCTAGTCATCCTAGTAGGTGtgaagtggtgtctcattgtgggtttgatttgcattttcctcataACCAGTGATGTGGaacaacatcttttcatgtgcttattgaccatttgtatatcttccttgTAGAAATATCTCCtcagatcctttgctcattttttcattGCTTGTCTTTTTATCATGGAGTTGTAAGAGCTCTTTATGTATTGTAGATAGCCATCTCTTAAAAGATCTATGATTTGCAGATAAATTTTCCCATTctttgggttgtcttttcactttttgatgatgtcctttgaagcacagaagttCTTAATTCTGCTCAAGTCCATTTTATCTAtctgtttcttttgtgttttatgcttttggtgtcatatgtaAGAATAATTTGCCAAAGCCAAGATCATTAAAGTTTGactataaattttcttctaagagttttgtagttttagccTTACATTtggtctttgatctattttgagttatttttttaatactgtctGAGGTAAGGATCCAGCTTCATTCCTTTGGATATGGCTGTttagttgtcccagcaccatttgttaagaAGCATATTCTTTCCCTTTGGGTGCTCTTGGCACACTTGTTGAAATCATTTGACCAGAGATGTTTTTTacagtgttttgggttttgtttttttttttaaagattttattaatttatttgacagagacaagacacagcgagaaagggaacacaagcagggggagcacaagtgggaaaagcagatttcctgctgagcagggagcccaatatggggctcgatacaaggctcattcccaggaccctgggatgatgacctgagcccaaggtagatgctcaacgactgagccacccaggcacccgtacagtgttttttttaaacagtgaaactgtattttaaaaaattcgtACTATGTGGATTTCTCTTATACAGATGTTTCTGTCATTAAAgattgtgcttattttttttttaagattttatttatttatttgtcagagagagagagagagagagagagggagggagggtgcacaagcagggaagctgcaggcagagacagaggaagaagcagactcactgctgatcagggagcccaatgtggggcttggccttaggaccctgggattatgacctgagctgaaggcagatgcttaactgactgagccacccaggctcccagatggtgtttgtttttaagtaggcttttaGGGATGTTTGTATAATTTTAATACTATACTGTATACTACAGACTCAACCTAGAAAAATGCATAATTTACACACGTGAAACGGGTTGTGATCATGAAAGATGAGTTTGAAAAGCCATGTTTCGAATTCCGTTTGGAGGCATCTTTGAGCTCGCCGAGTAGACACCATGAGCAAAGCTCATCCTCCCGAGCTGAAAAAATTTATGGACAAGAAATTATCATTGAAATTAAATGGTGGCAGACATGTTCAAGGAATATTGCAGAGGTTCGATCCATTTATGAATCTTGTGATAGATGAATGTGTGGAGATGGCAACTAGTGGGCAACAGAACAATATTGGAATGGTGGTAATACGAGGAAATAGTATCATCATGTTAGAAGCCTTAGAACGAGTATAAACAATGGATGTGTTCATCAGAAGAATCAACTGCTTCCACATGTCCCCTCCATAGTACCTGTTTTACTACAATATAAAAATCAGATCGTGTGCATTTTCATATTGAgcttttttgttaaataaacttttataatagccagaaaaaaaaaaaaaaagaaaatccatgttTCTTTCCCTGAGAGTGACGTTTTGGCTTCTTTTCTTATTGGTATTTCCTGAGTGCTAGACACTGAACTCTAGTATACAGCTTATAGCTTAAAAAGAGTATATGACAGTCTTTTCCTCAACTTGCTAATTGTTTGTAAGATATTGGGCACGGGCAAAGGAAGGTAATAAAATGATGTGTGAATAACGTGAGGTTTTTAGTTCATAAAGGTGATATCTTTTGAGTCCATATAGGTTGTACAGCTTTTTTTACTGTAGTataggttgtttgtttgtttgttttagagagagagcatgtgcctcAAGCTGGATgtaggacccccccccccaaggagagggagagaatcttaaacaggctccacatccagtacagagcctgacacagggctcgatttcacaaccctaagatcaggacctcagccgaaatcaagagtcagacacttaaccagctgagcttcccaggtgcccctagtattactattattttgttgttgttaaacatTTTCTTAAGATCAAGAATCTTAAATTGAAGTCATTTGCTTTCCCCAGGCTCTAAATTAGAATATGAGTACCGTGGATgctgctgaaaagaaatgaataataaagaGGAACTATTAGGTAGCTTGATGCTTTTTGTAGTGAGTTTTGGGAAAGTTCATTATTGACCACATGATTACTGAGGCCCATCATATGTGATCATTaaattctttcagtgttttttttcttttctgtattcctAGGAGCTCAACAGATCTTTCATTGAATTAGCTGGAATTGAATAGTTTAATTTGAAGCATTTGTCACTATGAACCTTTCTCTTAATGCcactatataattttataatcccCTTTTTCTTAGGAATCTCAGCAGTCCAGTTTCGGCCCCGGAGAACAAAGTgagtatttcttttcctcttagtTCTCAAGTTAAGCTTTTTATTGAGCATTCATTTCTCATGGTCTTATTGTACATTGCTTTTACAATTCCTTCACATGTCTTATCCCAGTTTTTATTAGTAATGAGTTAAACCAAATCTtggtttaaattaaatttaaaaatgaagaattatagATTGATGGTGATcaaaattaactatttttattaaatatttgaagtTCAGAGTTCATGAATTCAGTTTGATGGGTACCTCATAAACCCAAGAACCATTCTTCTATCTTCCTGTCTCCTTTTTGAAGGTAATTGGTTCTGTGAGAGTTAAATTATAAGCAGGAAGGGGTTGTAGCTTACTGTagctcttctctttctgtgtctatatttagtatatttagttattctttttttttttactgtgttagtttagtcaccatacagtacatcattagtttttgatgtagtgttccatgaccaTTGTTTGCATATACCaccacctagtgctccatgcagtccatgtcctccttaatacccatcaccaggcttacccatctccccacctctctcccttctaaaaccctaagtttgtttccaggagtccattgtctctcgtggtttgtctcccactcccatttctcccccttcatttttcccttttcctaatgtcctccctgctatttcttatgttccacgaataagtgaaaccatgtgataattgactttctctgtttgacttacttgactcaacataatctcctccagtcccatccatgttggtgcaaaagttgggtattcatcctttctgatggctaacagacacatgaaaaagtgttcgtCATTAGCCATCAGTGAAAttacaatcaaaaccacattgagataccaccttataccagttagagtggcaaaaatcgacaaggcaagaaacaacaaatgttggaaaggatgtggagaaaggggagccctattacactgttggtggaaatccaaattggtacagccactatgaaaaacagtgtggaggttcctcaaaaaattaaaaatagagctactgtatgacccagcaattgcactactgggtatttatcccaaagatacagatatagtgaaaagaagggccatatgcaccccagtgtttatagcagcaatggccacaatagccaaaatgtggaaggagccaagatgcccttcagcagacaaacggataaagaagatgtggtccgtgtgtttattttattttatttttttaaatattttatttatttgacagagagaaatcacaactaggcagagaggcaggcagagagaggaggaagcagactccctgcggagcagagaacctgatgcagggctcgattccaggaccctgagatcatgacctgagccgaaggcagaggctttaacccactgagccacccaggcgccccaatgtgtttatttttgctgGGTCTTTAGGTCTGGGAAGAAAGTCTGCCGTTGTAGAACCCCCTTTCACCCCCTGTCTTAGTTTCTGAGAAGAACTTGAGGGAATAATAGccttagagaatttttttaaaaagattttatttattttatgggtgtctgagtggctcagtggttaagcttctgcctttggctcaggtcatgatctcaggatcctgggattgagccccacggcagactctgctcagcagggagcctgcttcccactttctctgcctgcctctctgcctacttgtgatctctatctgtcaaataaataaaatcttctaaaaaaagattttatttattttgcagaaagagggcacaagcagggggagcagagagcagagggagagggaaaagcaggctctccatggagcagggcgcctgaggcagggctccatcccaggaccctgggggatcatgacctgagccatccaaGTACCCTAACCTTAGGGAATTTAAGTCTGGTCCCAAGAGACGTTGGCTGTGTGAATTGATAGTGATAAGGTCAGGAACCTTGGAAATATCTAGGCTTCCCCATATAGCTCTACAACAAAATAAATGGTCTTTTTGCCAAGAACAGTTAACTTCTTTAGTAAATAGATCTACACTGGTTCTGCCCTAAAGCTATAGTTGTAGGAAAAAGGGACCCACCATTGTTGATATGTATAAAATAGCTATAGGCCAgaaagtttggggtttttttttttaagattttatttatttatttgacagagatcacaagtaggcagagaggcaggcagagagtggaggaagcaggctccccgttgagcagagagcccgatgtggggctcgatcccaggactctgggatcatgacctgagctgaaggcagaggctttaacccactgaaggcagaggctttaacccaactgagccacctaggtgcccccaaaagttTACATTTTCTATCTTAAAATCTTCTAGGAATGtctcctcttggggcacctgggtggctcagttgttaagcatctgccttccgttcaggtcatgatcccagcatcctgagattgagccctgtgtagggctccctgctctgcagggagcctgcttctccctctcccactccctgtgcttgtgtttcctctctcatgagtgcgctcgctctctctctctctctctctgtcaaataaataaataaaatcttttaaaaaaagaaaaaagaatgtctcCTCTTTAGTTCTGTCCTCCTCCCTCCATAACTAACTATTGGCAGATGGGATCATAAGTTTCTCCTACTCTTTATTACTGTGTTTTTCACTTAACTATGTCTGTATCAGTGTAAAAATTCTAGCTCATTCTT
This genomic interval from Neovison vison isolate M4711 chromosome 1, ASM_NN_V1, whole genome shotgun sequence contains the following:
- the LOC122891807 gene encoding small nuclear ribonucleoprotein G-like; this encodes MSKAHPPELKKFMDKKLSLKLNGGRHVQGILQRFDPFMNLVIDECVEMATSGQQNNIGMVVIRGNSIIMLEALERV